The proteins below come from a single Prochlorococcus marinus str. MIT 9215 genomic window:
- the atpE gene encoding ATP synthase F0 subunit C: MDSITSAASVVAAGLAVGLGAIGPGLGQGNAAQGAVEGIARQPEAEGKIRGTLLLSFAFMESLTIYGLVVALVLLFANPFS; the protein is encoded by the coding sequence ATGGATTCGATTACTTCCGCTGCATCAGTTGTAGCTGCTGGTTTAGCAGTTGGTCTAGGTGCTATTGGCCCAGGTCTTGGACAAGGTAACGCAGCTCAAGGTGCTGTTGAGGGTATAGCCCGTCAACCAGAAGCTGAAGGTAAAATCAGAGGAACTCTTCTTTTATCTTTCGCTTTTATGGAGTCATTAACAATTTACGGATTAGTTGTGGCTTTGGTACTACTTTTTGCGAATCCTTTTTCCTAA
- a CDS encoding F0F1 ATP synthase subunit B': MLAFNFFGATEGGLFDINATLPLMAIQVVALTYILNSLFFKPVGKVVEKREKFVSDNIIEAKNKLSEVEKLEADLLTQLQSARTEAQRIVSEAENESDKLYKEALELANNEANASKEKARLEIESQTSAARDQLSKQADDLSELIVNRLILEK; this comes from the coding sequence ATGTTGGCCTTTAATTTTTTTGGTGCTACTGAAGGTGGATTATTCGATATTAATGCCACTCTGCCACTTATGGCGATACAAGTAGTCGCGCTTACTTACATATTAAATTCTCTCTTTTTTAAGCCTGTTGGCAAAGTTGTAGAAAAAAGAGAAAAGTTCGTAAGTGATAATATTATTGAGGCCAAAAATAAACTTTCTGAGGTTGAAAAATTAGAAGCTGATTTATTAACTCAGCTTCAAAGTGCTCGTACAGAAGCCCAAAGAATTGTGAGCGAAGCTGAAAATGAGTCTGACAAGCTCTATAAAGAAGCACTAGAACTTGCTAACAATGAAGCAAATGCTTCAAAAGAAAAAGCAAGACTAGAAATTGAAAGTCAGACGTCTGCTGCTCGTGATCAACTTTCTAAACAGGCTGATGATCTAAGCGAACTTATTGTTAATAGATTGATTCTTGAAAAATGA
- a CDS encoding ATP synthase subunit I, with the protein MFTSVDSNRKKLEHPSNENVQFPQSLNNSIIKESKSGIANQIDNLLSQNDEYTKLQLTIFGITFIVSCLLASITGIFLGFTFGFSIFTGAIAGIFYLRLLAKSVGKLGKESSGVSKLQLLVPVCLFIFASKLGSLDIFPAMIGFFIYKPSLILYFSRSK; encoded by the coding sequence ATGTTCACATCGGTGGACTCAAATAGAAAAAAACTTGAGCATCCTTCTAACGAGAATGTTCAATTTCCTCAATCCCTGAATAATTCGATCATCAAAGAAAGTAAATCTGGCATTGCCAATCAAATAGATAATTTGCTTTCTCAAAATGATGAATACACAAAATTGCAATTAACAATTTTTGGAATTACTTTTATTGTTTCTTGTTTATTAGCATCAATAACTGGAATTTTTCTTGGATTTACTTTTGGTTTTAGTATCTTTACAGGTGCAATTGCTGGCATCTTTTATCTACGTTTGCTTGCCAAAAGTGTAGGGAAACTTGGGAAAGAATCATCAGGTGTATCAAAATTGCAACTATTAGTTCCAGTTTGCCTCTTTATTTTTGCCAGCAAGCTAGGATCTTTAGATATTTTCCCGGCAATGATAGGTTTTTTCATTTATAAGCCTTCACTCATTCTTTATTTTTCACGTTCTAAGTAA
- a CDS encoding FtsW/RodA/SpoVE family cell cycle protein, whose product MEISQEKIKYKRISKRKKSLSSADFQKNQNNLIESIIPLPWTIWPYEAKILVILVGIWSTLGICILGSSSWWVASREMGNWAYFLKKQIIWTIPGIGLFYFVLNTNIRNLLKFSRIIFYILFFLIFLTNTNGITVNGSSRWLMLGFVRLQPSELIKPFLILEASNLFAHWNLIKNDKRLISIFSFGVLILLILKQPNLSTASLTGILLWVMGLCGGVKLSSLCSFASLGFITGCISIFNNEYQKLRVTSFINPWKDQQESGFQLVQSLLAIGSGGLFGQGFGLSMQKLQYLPFMYTDFIFAIFAEEFGLLGCTLFLGFLAVFSFISLRISLKCRNNYTKLVAMGCGVLLTGQSIMHIAVATGSMPTTGLPLPFISYGGNSLMASFFIAGMLVRCSLESTGLIGMISTRKTLN is encoded by the coding sequence TTGGAGATAAGTCAAGAAAAAATAAAATATAAAAGAATTTCTAAAAGAAAAAAATCCCTTAGTTCTGCTGATTTTCAAAAAAATCAAAACAATTTAATAGAATCAATAATTCCTTTGCCTTGGACGATATGGCCTTATGAGGCAAAAATCCTCGTTATCCTCGTTGGGATTTGGTCAACATTAGGAATATGCATTCTCGGATCATCAAGTTGGTGGGTGGCTAGTAGAGAAATGGGAAATTGGGCTTATTTCTTAAAAAAACAAATTATTTGGACAATTCCAGGCATTGGTCTATTTTATTTCGTTCTTAATACGAATATTAGAAATCTCTTAAAGTTTTCAAGAATTATTTTTTATATTTTATTTTTTTTGATTTTTCTAACCAATACTAATGGAATTACAGTGAATGGATCTTCAAGATGGCTAATGTTAGGTTTTGTACGTCTGCAACCATCTGAATTAATAAAACCTTTTCTAATTCTTGAAGCTTCTAACCTTTTTGCTCATTGGAATCTGATAAAGAATGATAAAAGATTAATTTCAATATTCTCTTTTGGTGTATTAATTTTATTAATACTTAAGCAGCCTAATTTAAGTACTGCGTCATTAACTGGAATTCTTTTGTGGGTAATGGGTTTATGTGGAGGCGTAAAACTTAGCTCTCTTTGCTCATTTGCTTCGTTAGGATTCATCACTGGATGTATTAGTATCTTTAATAACGAATATCAAAAACTTAGAGTTACTTCATTTATTAATCCTTGGAAAGATCAACAGGAAAGTGGATTTCAATTAGTTCAGAGTTTATTAGCTATAGGTTCAGGTGGTCTATTTGGCCAAGGTTTTGGACTGTCTATGCAAAAATTACAGTATCTACCTTTCATGTATACAGATTTTATTTTTGCCATTTTTGCAGAAGAATTTGGTTTGTTGGGTTGTACTTTATTTTTAGGATTTTTAGCAGTATTCTCTTTTATAAGCCTAAGAATTAGTCTTAAGTGTAGGAACAACTATACAAAATTAGTTGCTATGGGATGTGGTGTATTATTGACAGGTCAATCAATAATGCATATTGCTGTAGCAACAGGTTCAATGCCTACTACAGGCTTACCACTACCCTTCATTAGCTATGGTGGCAATTCATTAATGGCGTCTTTTTTTATTGCAGGAATGTTGGTGAGATGTTCATTAGAATCAACAGGATTGATAGGCATGATTAGTACACGAAAGACTCTTAATTAG
- the atpB gene encoding F0F1 ATP synthase subunit A: MFLNSLLTNFAALEVGQHLYWQIGNIRLHGQVFLTSWILLGALLVFISLGTKKMENDPKGLQNLLEFLWDYIRDLARTQIGEKVYRDWMPFIGTLFLFVFVSNWGGALIPWRLIKLPSGELGAPTADINTTIALALLVSLSYFYAGLSNKGWRYFEYYVHPTPIMLPFKILEDFTKPLSLSFRLFGNILADELVVGVLVFLVPLILPIPVMFLGLFTSAIQALIFATLAAYYIGEAVEEHH, encoded by the coding sequence ATGTTTTTAAATTCCTTGCTAACAAATTTTGCAGCACTAGAAGTTGGTCAACATCTTTATTGGCAAATTGGAAATATCAGACTTCATGGGCAGGTATTTTTAACATCTTGGATCTTATTAGGAGCGTTATTAGTTTTTATTTCTTTAGGAACTAAAAAAATGGAAAATGATCCTAAAGGACTTCAAAACTTGCTTGAGTTCCTTTGGGATTACATAAGAGATCTTGCAAGGACGCAAATAGGTGAAAAAGTTTATAGAGATTGGATGCCTTTTATAGGTACTTTATTTTTATTCGTCTTTGTTAGTAATTGGGGAGGAGCTTTAATTCCTTGGAGATTGATTAAGTTACCAAGTGGAGAATTAGGAGCACCTACCGCGGATATCAATACAACTATAGCCTTGGCTTTATTGGTTTCACTTTCTTATTTCTATGCAGGCTTAAGCAATAAGGGTTGGAGATACTTCGAATACTATGTTCACCCAACTCCTATTATGCTTCCGTTCAAAATTCTAGAGGACTTTACGAAACCTTTATCACTCTCTTTCAGGTTATTTGGAAATATTTTAGCTGATGAACTTGTTGTTGGTGTTCTAGTCTTTTTAGTTCCGCTAATTCTCCCAATACCTGTTATGTTCCTAGGCTTATTTACTAGTGCAATTCAGGCATTGATTTTTGCAACTTTAGCGGCCTACTACATTGGAGAAGCTGTTGAAGAACATCATTAG